The Rana temporaria chromosome 4, aRanTem1.1, whole genome shotgun sequence genome contains a region encoding:
- the LOC120935506 gene encoding zinc finger protein 2-like, translated as MDYNIVVKEEFKEEDDEYKQLSEGHKYSMIKPSSNGNPPERCPRPLYSRDCTQEGHTIPHHHQGEDLTDIKVEGKAEEEERYVRDDQQSMEEDGITGIFIEEDTPTEIKKLDGAGPSYSSYPEEPQTVRDGAVLPTTKRFPCTECVKSFHFKSHLNVHIRSHTGEKPYSCPECKKCFSKKSHLTTHQRSHTGEKPFPCPCCGKCFKQKSELVTHQRSHTGEKPFSCPHCGKCFAQKSALSAHQRLHTGDKPYSCPECGKSFVQKLQLVTHQMSHTGEKPYSCFECGKCFSRKSHLSMHQRIHTGEKPYSCSECGKSFSRTSHLNRHQKCHAEGKPHSCTECGKGFTRKSHLCRHQRFHTIVHHDQSGNLGDYNIVFKEEYTEEDDYGVMKRLSDEHKDIIIQPSGNRNPPERCPRPLYSRDSTQEDHTIPHHHQSGKLGDYNIVVKEEDKEGDEKYGVMEEFSEGHKDMMKSPNTRNPPERCPRPLYSRDSTQEDHTIPHHYKSEDLIDKKVNVKSEEERCVRDDHQSMEEDGITGTFIEKDTPTEISTVDGYSSNPNEPHTVRDGAVLPTDRRFSCTECGKCFPSKSKLIVHERSHTGEKPFPCPECGKCFSEKSHLSIHQRLHTGEKPFSCSWCGKCFVQKSELVTHQRSHTGEKPFPCPDCGRCFSQKSILYTHQRLHTGEKPYSCSECGKSFIQKLQLVTHQMSHTGEKPYSCPECGKCFSRKTHLSMHQRIHTGEKPYSCPECGKSFSRTSHLYRHQKLHTGEKPHSCTDCGKGFSRKSHLSRHQISHMEEKSVLSEEIVPH; from the exons ATGgattataatattgttgttaaagaagagttTAAAGAAGAGGACGATGAGTATAAGCAACTTTCTGAAGGACACAAGTACAGCATGATAAAGCCATCAAGTAacgggaacccaccagagagatgtccccgtcctctgtattcccgggattgcacacaggaaggtcacaccatcccccaccatcatcag ggtgaagatctcaCAGATATAAAAGTTGAGGgtaaagcagaagaagaagagaggtatgtgagggatgatcagcagtctatggaggaggatggaataacggggataTTTATAgaagaggacactcctacagagatca AAAAGCT ggacggtgccggaccatcgtattcctcttatcctgaggaacctcagactgtgcgggacggtgccgtccttccaacaactAAGAGGTTTCCCTGTACTGAGTGCGTGAAGAGTTTCCATTTTAAATCTCACCTTAACGTCCATataagatctcacacgggtgaaaaaccatattcctgccctgagtgtaaAAAATGTTTCTCAAAGAAGTCCCATCttaccacacatcagagatctcacacgggggaaaagccgtttCCCTGTCCTtgctgcgggaaatgttttaaacAGAAATCAGAACTTgtgacacatcagagatctcacacaggagagaagccattttcTTGTCCtcattgtgggaaatgttttgcacagaAGTCTGctctttccgcacatcagagattgcacacaggagataagccgtattcctgtcctgagtgtgggaaaagttTTGTGCAAAAATTACAACTTGTCACACATCAAatgtctcacacgggggaaaagccgtattcctgttttgagtgtgggaaatgtttttcaagaaaGTCACATCTTTCCAtgcatcagagaattcacacgggtgagaagccgtattcctgttctgagtgcgggaaaagtttttcaAGGACGTCCCATCTTAACAGACATCAAAAATGTCATGCCGAGGGAAAGCCgcattcctgtactgagtgcgggaaaggtttcacAAGAAAGTCACATCTATGCAGACATCAGAGGTTTCACACCATTGTTCACCATGATCAG AGTGGAAACCTTGGGGAttataatattgtttttaaagaAGAGTATACAGAGGAGGATGACTATGGTGTGATGAAGCGGCTTTCTGATGAGCACAAGGACATCATTATACAGCCATCAGGTAATAGAaatccaccagagagatgtccccgtcctctgtattcccgggattccacacaggaagatcacaccatccctcaccatcatcag agtggaaaaCTCGGGGATTATAATATTGTTGTCAAAGAAGAGGATAAAGAGGGGGATGagaagtatggagtgatggaggagttttcagaaggacacaaggatatgatgaagtcccctaataccaggaacccaccagagagatgtccccgtcctctgtattcccgggattccacacaggaagatcacactaTCCCTCACCATTACAAG AGTGAAGATCTGATAGATAAAAAAGTTAATGTTAAATCTGAAGAAGAGAGGTGTGTGAGGGATGATcatcagtctatggaggaggatggaataacggggacatttatagagaaggacactcctacagagatcagcacag tagatgg gtattcctctaatCCTAACGAACCTCacactgtgagggacggtgctgtTCTTCCAACAGACaggaggttttcctgtactgagtgcgggaaatgtttccctTCTAAATCCAAGCTTATTGTGCATGAAaggtctcacacaggtgagaagccatttccttgtcctgagtgcgggaaatgtttttcagagaagtcccatctttcaatacatcagagactgcacacaggggagaagccgttttcctgttcttggtgtgggaaatgttttgtacagAAATCAGAACttgtcacacatcagagatctcacacgggggagaagccatttcCTTGTCCTGATTGTGGGAGAtgcttttcacagaagtccattctttacacacatcagagattgcacacaggtgagaagccatattcctgttctgagtgcgggaaaagttttatACAAAAATTACAACTTGTTACACATCAAatgtctcacacgggggaaaagccgtattcctgtcctgagtgtgggaaatgtttttcacggaagacgCATCTTTCCAtgcatcagagaattcacacgggagagaagccgtattcctgtcctgaatgtggAAAAAGTTTTTCAAGGACatcccatctttacagacatcagaaattgcacacaggagagaagccacattcctgtacTGACTGCGGGAAAGGTTTTTCAAGGAAGTCACATCTTTCTAGACATCAGATATCTCACATGGAGGAGAAGAGTGTCCTGAGTGAggaaattgttcctcactga